In Nematostella vectensis chromosome 2, jaNemVect1.1, whole genome shotgun sequence, one genomic interval encodes:
- the LOC116612015 gene encoding universal stress protein PHOS32, whose protein sequence is MEGRKILIPVDGSEHSERAFDWYAELLHSPGDEVLVVHCIELPPVPLEHQFPYGYNYLAEWQREADKISTDGKVLLNHFAFKCKQHHDLNNHPMPIRYRLLQPDEKSPSHSICDVAKREEVSMIVLGARGVGKIRRTVLGSVSDYVVHHAHVPVAVVPSEKSHFHFHHS, encoded by the exons ATGGAGGGCAGAAAGATACTTATCCCTGTGGACGGAAGCGAGCACAGCGAACGAGCGTTTGACT GGTACGCCGAATTACTGCACAGTCCCGGTGACGAGGTGCTTGTCGTCCATTGCATCGAACTGCCGCCTGTACCTCTGGAGCATCAATTTCCAT ACGGTTATAATTACTTGGCGGAGTGGCAGAGAGAGGCCGACAAGATATCCACAGACGGCAAAGTGCTACTAAACCACTTCGCCTTTAAATGCAAGCAGCACCACGATCTTAACAACCATCCCATGCCG ATAAGGTATCGTCTTCTACAGCCGGACGAAAAATCACCCTCACACTCGATCTGCGACGTGGCTAAGAGGGAGGAAGTGAGCATGATCGTCCTTGGAGCTCGTGGTGTGGGCAAGATTCGACGCACAGTTCTTGGGAGCGTTAGTGACTATGTCGTGCACCACGCCCATGTACCCGTAGCCGTAGTTCCCTCGGAAAAATCTCATTTCCACTTCCATCATAGCTAA
- the LOC5504328 gene encoding proteoglycan 4 has protein sequence MSQEKSNHSPSREQTSSPALAPDSTHGASPHSWRSVSSWNGSPMSSRNTSPYPWRDESPWNGSPMSPRNTSPDPWRDESPWNSSPMSPRNTSPYPWRDESPWKSSPMSPRNTSPYPWRDESPWRNEFSWNRTPDSTHNDSPLSSSLQCQRRNPTPFNRLFVSPWDSFPETFTSDQLSPTYSSPSSFSSKAPLPVFVDFTPGDVIAPVPIRCRPVPVGDPLILAPVDDCPNSEPRVIPIVDPVHVFPDNCNHVILIKPEYAGGDDDDDVILMKAESHDDDDDDDDDRSFVSFCMSDGSDEVDGDDRLTDSLDILLNDADEEEFNETLDMFDAEEGEYIDLVLMEFNQFLADTITRAVKRCRSPTESFDESSDDDEDWGMRKRRKMSE, from the exons ATGTCACAG GAAAAGAGCAACCATTCCCCTTCGCGAGAGCAAACATCATCCCCTGCCCTCGCACCTGATTCCACACATGGAGCTTCCCCTCACTCATGGAGGAGTGTGTCTTCTTGGAACGGTTCTCCTATGTCATCACGGAACACCTCCCCTTACCCATGGAGGGATGAGTCCCCATGGAACGGTTCCCCTATGTCTCCACGGAACACCTCCCCTGACCCATGGAGGGATGAGTCCCCATGGAACAGTTCCCCTATGTCGCCACGGAACACCTCCCCTTATCCATGGAGGGATGAGTCCCCATGGAAAAGTTCCCCTATGTCTCCACGGAACACCTCCCCTTATCCATGGAGGGATGAGTCCCCATGGAGGAATGAGTTCTCATGGAACCGCACACCCGATTCAACACACAACGATTCCCCGTTGAGCAGCTCTCTTCAATGCCAAAGAAGAAATCCGACTCCTTTTAACCGTTTGTTCGTGTCTCCCTGGGACAGTTTCCCCGAGACCTTCACCTCTGATCAGCTCAGCCCAACATACTCCTCGCCATCTTCATTCTCGTCCAAGGCTCCATTACCGGTATTTGTTGATTTTACTCCTGGTGACGTCATTGCCCCCGTACCAATCAGGTGCAGGCCGGTGCCTGTCGGGGATCCGCTGATCCTCGCTCCTGTAGACGACTGCCCTAATTCCGAGCCAAGAGTAATACCTATCGTGGACCCAGTGCACGTCTTCCCTGACAACTGCAACCACGTGATCCTGATAAAGCCAGAATATGccggtggtgatgatgacgatgatgtgaTCTTGATGAAGGCAGAAtctcatgatgatgatgatgatgatgatgatgacaggaGCTTCGTCAGCTTTTGTATGAGTGATGGTAGCGATGAGGTTGATGGCGATGACCGATTGACCGACAGTCTTGACATCCTGTTGAATGATGCTGATGAGGAGGAGTTTAATGAAACTCTTGATATGTTTGATGCTGAGGAGGGCGAGTACATCGACCTAGTGTTGATGGAATTCAATCAGTTTCTTGCTGACACGATCACACGGGCAG TTAAGCGATGTCGCTCACCAACAGAATCCTTTGACGAGAGTTCTGATGACGATGAAGATTGGGGAATGAGAAAGAGGAGAAAAATGAGCGAATGA
- the LOC116606252 gene encoding uncharacterized protein LOC116606252 encodes MRQDLMATKEAQKNWRSILQKQVKVRKEKKNWEIEEKLPTVQEISALLTSDHADSLKSDLPPNYIQDVAVARNIRDYLMFRVNIENGTRAGVISEITVNEFAAARSGDDDVLQVPVFKHKTATRGHGAMFLTFTQELYKLISLYVRKARPLLATLNQEHLFTTDCGQKVLQPNKNLKAFARRCALLTDGQVDLLTSTMLRKVSFN; translated from the exons ATGAG ACAAGACCTTATGGCTACTAAGGAGGCCCAAAAAAACTGGCGGTCCATCTTGCAAAAGCAAGTGAAG GTGAGGAAGGAGAAGAAGAATTGGGAGATAGAAGAGAAGCTACCAACCGTTCAAGAGATCAGTGCCCTTCTTACCTCCGACCACGCGGATAGCCTGAAAAGTGACCTCCCCCCCAATTACATTCAGGATGTGGCCGTTGCTCGGAACATCAGGGACTACCTGATGTTTCGAGTAAACATCGAGAACGGAACAAGAGCAGGAGTAATCTCTGAGATAACTGTTAATGAGTTTGCCGCAGCCAGAAGTGGAGATGATGACGTCTTGCAGGTGCCAGTATTTAAGCACAAAACTGCCACGCGTGGCCACGGGGCTATGTTCTTGACATTCACACAGGAGCTGTACAAGCTCATATCTCTATATGTGAG AAAAGCCAGGCCACTGCTGGCCACTTTAAACCAGGAACATCTATTCACGACTGACTGTGGCCAGAAGGTGTTGCAGCCTAATAAAAATCTAAAGGCTTTCGCCAGAAGATGCGCATTGCTGACCGACGGACAAGTGGACTTGCTTACGTCAACAATGCTGCGCAAGGTTAGTTTCAATTAG
- the LOC125560933 gene encoding ATP-dependent DNA helicase PIF1-like, which yields MAKDIGLQHSLPGLVDLLLGAESTVRKYHTVIDEYSMLGQATFGWIDRRCKQITGYSDQPFGGISLILTGDPGKFPPVSDKPFIMQSQTISNLSDFADATGLYFSNDEVAKYNHDQLTIATPIANNSAHRTSLLSKKASPDEIFGLEPLVFLAKGAKVMLTMNLWANVGLCNGATGVVVDIVYQIKKHQPPDLPITVIFKFDNYIGPSISDTTPACVPICPVTVSAHLSEGVHERQQLPIKFAWSMTIHKSQGITLPKAWIDIGKSEKTPGIAYVALSNVSL from the exons ATGGCAAAGGACATTGGTCTTCAGCATTCATTGCCCGGCCTTGTTGATCTACTTCTCGGTGCTGAGTCGACAGTGCGCAAGTACCACACGG ttATAGATGAGTACTCTATGCTGGGCCAAGCAACATTTGGTTGGATAGACAGGCGCTGCAAACAGATAACAGGCTATAGTGATCAGCCATTTGGAGGAATATCATTGATTTTGACAGGAGACCCAGGGAAGTTTCCACCTGTTTCAGACAAACCCTTTATCATGCAAAGCCAAACTATA TCAAATTTATCAGACTTTGCTGATGCAACTGGATTATATTTCAGCAATGATGAAGTTGCAAAGTACAATCATGACCAACTCACTATTGCTACTCCTATTGCTAATAACAGTGCACATCGCACATCACTATTATCAAAGAAAGCCAGTCCGGATGAAATATTTGGTCTAGAACCACTAGTCTTTCTCGCGAAGGGTGCTAAAGTGATGCTCACAATGAACTTGTGGGCAAATGTTGGTCTTTGCAATGGAGCAACCGGTGTAGTAGTTGACATTGTATATCAGATAAAAAAGCATCAGCCACCTGATTTACCTATAACAGTTATTTTCAAATTTGACAATTATATAGGTCCGTCTATTAGTGACACAACTCCTGCCTGTGTTCCCATTTGTCCCGTAACAGTGTCAGCTCATCTATCAGAGGGCGTGCATGAAAGGCAGCAGTTGCCTATCAAATTTGCATGGTCAATGACTATCCACAAAAGCCAAGGAATCACATTGCCTAAAGCCTGGATTGATATTGGTAAATCAGAGAAAACTCCTGGTATCGCCTATGTTGCTTTAAGCAATGTGAGTCTTTGA